The Deltaproteobacteria bacterium genome segment GTAAAGAGCGAAATTGGGATCTTCCCGGACCGGCAAGGACACGATTATGGCCCCTACCGATTGGCTGGATTGCTCATCCTGGCCGTTTTGAAAAACTATCTTGAAATCCCCGGTCTTTCCCGACAGGCCGACCAGACGGCCCTTATGGATCACTCGAACCCCGGGGTGTTTGGAAAGGATTTCCCATTGGTCCTGATCTTTTTCAGGTGTGGAACCGCTATGGTAACCTCCTTGGCCGGTAGTCTTTTCCGGTACCAGGACCATTACTTCATAGCCCAGATTTAAGCCCTCCTGGGCCGCCAGAAGGGCCATTAAATCTCCGCCTATAACCAGGAGGCGGGTTACGGTGGCGATTATTTCAAGGGGGTGGTCTTCTGCTATCTCTTTACCCCGGATGGCCTGCTTTAAGAGCAGGGCGGATCGCTCCCGAACCACTTCGGGTTCAACTTGAACGCCCAGATATTCGGGAAGCATATTGACCAAAGTGACCTGGTCCGGACTCAGCCCCCATTTGCCCAATTCCTGCTTAAAGGTATTCTGGTAGTTTGACGAATGACAACTGGCGATAATAAGATGGGAAAGACCTTTTTCGGAAATTTTATGAGATAATCTGGAGGCACTGGTTTCCCATTGATCCTGATAAAGATCTTCCACAACCTGGACCTGGGGAAAGGCCTGAGCGATGGCCTTTAATTCATCAGTGTCTATGGCTTCCTTGATCCATTTTTCTTTGTGACAGATAAAAACACCGATCTTATTTTCAGGTAACATAAATGCTCCGTTAGCTTTGATGGAGTCGTAAAAAGTCGCCACCGACCCCTGATCCCCGACCTCTGAACGTTATTTTCGAACTAAGTCCTCATGCTCGCCTGATGCGGGCACGGACGAAACATGAAAAACCGTATCAGTTTAGCTTTTTGAAAAAACGTCGATAACCGCTCCGTCAGGTTCTTTTCGTTTCGGCATAACACCTGGATTCCCGTTTTCACGGGAATGACGTGCAAGAAAGTTCAGAATTTATAAGTAAAAGTTTCAAATTTTTCAAAGGGCAAAATTGTTACTAAGAACCGAATAACGAATACCGAATGTCGAAGGAAGGGGGGGGAAACTTCATAATTCGATATTCGATATTCGAAATTCATTATTCTATTTTCACATTAAACCGCCATGCCCCGCCTTTTGGGGCATGGCACCACGAAGCATGAAAATAGGCTCCTTGGAAGACGAATGCTATTTTCGAACTAAACCCTCATGCCCCAAGGCTATCGCTCACTTCATTTTTACCCCCAGATACCGGGCCACCTGGAGGGCCGCTTGTCCTCCATGGCTAATGGACTGGGCAATGTCCATAGGGCCGGTTATGGTTCCGGCTGTAAAAATCCCCAGGGGATTCTCCCGGGTAAGAAAACCGTCTGCATCGATCGGTAGTTGAAACTGCTCAGCCCAGGTTTTATTTTCTTCAGCCGGCATCAGGCCGATGGAGAGTACCAGCAGATCAAATAGTTCCTGGCGGGGTGGTCCTTCTCCGTTCTCCTGGAACCTTAAAGAAATCCGTTCGCCGGGTGCCGGGTTGATGCTGCCGGGAATCCCCCGGATAAGGGTCAAGGTTTCTTTGGCTTTCTCGTAAAGGGGAATAAATTCCTTACCGAAATTTTGAATGTCCATGTAGAAGACATACGATCCAATTTCCGGCCAACGATGCTTTATCGCTCCCCCCATGCGCAAGGCATAACCGCAACAAACCCGGGAACAGAAGAGGTGGTTCAGTCCCCGGTCCCGGGAGCCGATGCATTGGATAAAGGCCAGGCGGCCCGGGCGTTTTTGATCCGAAGGACGTAAGACTTCTCCTTCTATCCGGATCATTTTTTCCAATTCCATGGCGGTAATGATGTTAGGAATCCGGCCGTATCCCAGAGCGGGTTTGGCCAGAGGATCAAAAGGCGTATAGCCGGTTGCTAAAACGACAGCATCCACCTGAAGGTGATGGTCAAGGGGTTGACGGTCGAGATCGATGGCCTTTTCCGGGCAGGTATCCTGGCAGAGCCGGGCCTGGGAATCTTTAAAATATAAACAGGCCTGGTCATCGATGTCATAAATAGGATGGGTGGCCGAAGAAGTCAGACCCTTGATGATGGCCCCTTCCTCCACGGCCGGGCAGGACTGGTAACAGATCCCGCAATTGTTGCAACGGGAAGGGTCGATATATTCCGGTCTTTGCCGG includes the following:
- a CDS encoding CoB--CoM heterodisulfide reductase iron-sulfur subunit A family protein, with product MSIKQGTNDPTRKKVLIIGGGIAGLSCAGHLSKLGLSVIIAEKKHFIGGQALNFFCKATDTCQKCNYCLVEERLSEIVLDPRIKILTRARLEQAEPLSGGSYAVSIRQRPEYIDPSRCNNCGICYQSCPAVEEGAIIKGLTSSATHPIYDIDDQACLYFKDSQARLCQDTCPEKAIDLDRQPLDHHLQVDAVVLATGYTPFDPLAKPALGYGRIPNIITAMELEKMIRIEGEVLRPSDQKRPGRLAFIQCIGSRDRGLNHLFCSRVCCGYALRMGGAIKHRWPEIGSYVFYMDIQNFGKEFIPLYEKAKETLTLIRGIPGSINPAPGERISLRFQENGEGPPRQELFDLLVLSIGLMPAEENKTWAEQFQLPIDADGFLTRENPLGIFTAGTITGPMDIAQSISHGGQAALQVARYLGVKMK